A genome region from Sphingobacteriales bacterium includes the following:
- a CDS encoding sugar transferase, whose translation MNRKKFTIEYVLSDLFFSGTAWTLFFIYRKLVIEPAKYGYKVPVNFDENFFIAIVLIPLYWVLIYWLTGTYRDLYRKSRLKEIANSLVITFLGTLFIFFVLLLDDEVRNYTFYRKTFLTLFSLQFFLITTARLVILTMIKHKIWARKISFNTLMIGSNEKALALYKELESEKHSQGYRFSGYVLVNSQPEPALEGILPCLGKYQDIKSIIQRHQIEVVIIAIDTSEHEKLNHIIASLKEENINIKIIPDNYDLISGSVKLNYIFGTALIDISPEIMPGWQQNLKRIIDIVFSSLILILSLPFMLFIAILIKLDSKGPVFYLQERIGKNFKPFKIIKFRTMVQDAEKNGPELSYANDPRITKVGRILRKYRIDEIPQFFNVLKGEMSIIGPRPERQYYIDKIIEQAPQYRYLLKVKPGITSWGQIKFGYAENVEQMIQRMKFDILYIENMSLAMDIKIIFYT comes from the coding sequence GTGAACAGAAAGAAATTTACGATAGAATATGTATTGTCTGACCTGTTTTTCTCAGGAACAGCATGGACACTTTTCTTTATTTACCGCAAGCTGGTTATAGAGCCGGCAAAATATGGCTATAAAGTCCCTGTCAATTTTGATGAAAATTTTTTCATCGCCATTGTTCTCATTCCGCTTTATTGGGTGCTGATTTACTGGCTCACCGGAACTTACAGGGATCTGTACCGGAAATCAAGGCTGAAAGAAATAGCCAATTCATTGGTTATCACATTCTTAGGAACGCTTTTCATTTTTTTTGTTTTGCTGCTCGATGACGAGGTCAGAAATTATACCTTTTACAGAAAGACATTTTTAACCCTTTTTTCACTTCAGTTTTTCCTCATCACCACAGCCCGTCTGGTTATTCTGACCATGATCAAACATAAAATCTGGGCAAGAAAAATTTCATTTAACACCCTGATGATTGGCAGCAATGAAAAAGCACTTGCCTTATACAAAGAGCTGGAAAGTGAAAAGCATTCACAGGGATACAGATTTTCAGGCTATGTACTGGTCAACAGTCAGCCGGAGCCTGCACTGGAAGGGATACTCCCCTGCCTGGGGAAATATCAGGATATAAAATCCATCATCCAACGTCATCAGATTGAGGTGGTTATCATTGCCATCGACACCAGTGAGCACGAAAAACTGAACCATATTATTGCCTCCCTAAAGGAAGAAAACATTAATATTAAAATCATCCCCGACAATTACGATTTAATCAGCGGAAGTGTTAAGCTTAATTATATTTTCGGCACTGCCCTGATTGATATTTCACCTGAAATCATGCCCGGATGGCAGCAAAACCTGAAACGGATTATCGACATTGTTTTTTCTTCCCTGATTTTAATTCTTTCACTCCCCTTCATGCTGTTTATTGCCATTTTGATTAAACTCGATTCAAAAGGCCCGGTTTTCTATCTTCAGGAAAGGATTGGAAAAAACTTTAAGCCATTCAAAATCATTAAGTTTCGCACTATGGTTCAGGATGCTGAAAAAAACGGCCCTGAACTATCATACGCCAACGATCCGCGAATTACCAAAGTAGGACGGATTTTACGAAAATACCGAATTGATGAAATTCCACAGTTTTTCAATGTATTAAAAGGAGAGATGTCTATCATAGGTCCCAGGCCTGAAAGGCAATATTATATTGATAAAATTATCGAACAGGCACCCCAATACCGTTATTTATTAAAGGTAAAACCCGGGATTACCAGCTGGGGACAAATCAAATTCGGCTATGCCGAAAATGTGGAACAAATGATTCAGCGGATGAAATTTGATATTTTGTACATCGAAAACATGTCGCTCGCTATGGACATCAAAATAATCTTCTATAC